One Triticum dicoccoides isolate Atlit2015 ecotype Zavitan chromosome 5B, WEW_v2.0, whole genome shotgun sequence genomic window carries:
- the LOC119308400 gene encoding splicing factor 1-like: protein MAAAKADAKAEPTGGGGGGGGGSFTEERLSEKLNKLSSSAASIQTLSNWCIFHRKRARRVVDTWQRQFNNATTDKKVSFLYLSNDILQNSKRKGGEFVNEFWRILPGLLKDFYENGGQDGKKVVARLIGIWDERKVFGTRSESLKDILGDNPPPLNNNSTTSNPTSKPSSVSKSSQRDTGPIIKKLTVSGMPEKIITAYQSVLDQYFDEDTALNKCKITVSVLEKMNKDVDEACTNDIQQVSSLISNLQEQEAILKQCIEQLESVDAARITLISNLKEALSEEEKKSELLRNQLQVGRAEAEHAAQLRQRFGGAHATNGAWSSSSTLMTTIPSEQTAAMMQNAAISPITPQFQPPHPAILLSATATAADDEPKKTAAAMADKLASLASPEQVLSSILASLAAEQAASMNGGSPSIELSEGPPGFQIPKRPRIENPTQTGDMGAPLFFGQLPQAAQQNGAAPTSLGGMQSSMQANQAPGAFPPPPPPLPPMLPPLLQQFSQNGGGMFGMGPFGMLASSMPPPLPNMLPPGYPRPSGPPPPPPLSPAQNQSQTQQQQQSPQAPQQSPTSTGFFPTPGIGFFPPVQMQQSPSVQRQ, encoded by the exons ATGGCGGCCGCGAAGGCAGATGCAAAGGCGGAACcaactggcggcggcggcggcggcggcggcggctcgttcACCGAGGAGAGGCTCTCCGAGAAGCTCAATAAGCTCAGCAGCTCAGCGGCGAGCATCCAGA CACTTTCAAATTGGTGCATATTTCATCGAAAGAGAGCCAGAAGGGTTGTCGATACATGGCAGAGGCAGTTTAATAATGCAACAACCGATAAGAAAGTATCATTCCTGTATCTGTCAAATGACATCCTGCAAAACAGCAAACGCAAGGGAGGAGAATTTGTGAATGAGTTCTGGAGGATTCTTCCTGGGTTACTGAAAGATTTCTACGAAAATGGGGGACAAGATGGAAAGAAAGTAGTGGCAAGATTA ATAGGGATTTGGGACGAGCGGAAGGTTTTTGGAACACGGAGTGAAAGTCTGAAGGACATTCTTGGTGACAATCCTCCTCCATTAAATAACAACAGCACTACTTCAAATCCTACCTCCAAGCCCTCTTCAGTTTCGAAATCTTCTCAGAGGGATACCGGTCCAATAATAAAA AAACTGACTGTTAGCGGGATGCCTGAAAAGATTATAACTGCATACCAATCTGTACTTGATCAATATTTTGACGAAGACACAGCTTTAAACAAATGTAAGATTACAGTGAGTGTTTTGGAGAAGATGAATAAAGATGTAGATGAGGCTTGTACTAATG ACATCCAGCAAGTGTCGTCACTGATATCCAACCTTCAAGAACAGGAAGCAATCCTGAAGCAGTGCATTGAGCAACTTGAAAGTGTTGATGCGGCAAGGATAACCCTGATCAGTAACCTAAAAGAAGCCCTTAGTGAAGAG GAAAAAAAGTCGGAGCTTCTTCGCAATCAGTTGCAA GTTGGTCGAGCAGAGGCTGAACATGCCGCGCAACTAAGACAACGATTTGGTGGTGCCCATGCCACTAATGGGGCATGGTCTAGTTCTAGTACGCTCATGACCACAATTCCGTCAGAGCAGACTGCTGCGATGATGCAGAATGCAGCAATAAGCCCAATAACTCCCCAGTTTCAACCACCACATCCAGCAATCCTGCTTTCCGCCACAGCCACTGCTGCAGATGATGAGCCCAAGAAAACGGCAGCAGCTATGGCAGATAAACTTGCATCTTTGGCATCTCCGGAGCAGGTGCTCTCCTCCATTTTGGCCTCCCTTGCTGCTGAACAAGCTGCTTCCATGAATGGCGGCTCGCCTTCCATAGAGCTCTCGGAAGGGCCTCCAGGCTTCCAGATACCAAAGAGGCCTAGAATTGAGAATCCTACTCAAACCGGTGATATGGGTGCTCCCCTTTTCTTTGGGCAACTGCCACAGGCTGCCCAGCAGAATGGAGCAGCGCCTACTTCTCTTGGAGGCATGCAGTCATCGATGCAGGCAAATCAAGCACCGGGCGCAtttccaccacctccccctccactGCCACCTATGCTGCCGCCACTTCTGCAGCAATTCAGTCAAAATGGTGGAGGAATGTTCGGAATGGGACCTTTTGGGATGTTGGCCAGCTCTATGCCACCTCCACTGCCGAACATGCTACCTCCAGGTTATCCAAGGCCAAGTggaccgccacctccacctcctctttcACCAGCCCAGAATCAGAGCCAgacccagcagcagcagcagtctccACAGGCACCGCAGCAATCTCCAACATCAACTGGCTTCTTTCCAACACCAGGCATTGGGTTCTTCCCTCCGGTTCAGATGCAGCAATCACCGTCGGTCCAGCGGCAATGA